In one Verrucomicrobiota bacterium JB022 genomic region, the following are encoded:
- the smc gene encoding chromosome segregation protein SMC codes for MYLKELRINGFKSFALQTRLDLHPGVTAIVGPNGCGKSNIADALRWVLGESSAKSLRAGAMSDVIFQGTTHRAPLNLAEVFLLFTDCEKELGPGYAEVEVGRRVNREGGSDYYLNGKRVRRRDVQQLFLDTGIGQVSYSFMLQGQIDQILSNDPAERRAIFEEAAGISRYKTQRREALQKLESVDANLARVTDVLDEVSRQIGTLKRQAAKAIRYRRIDRRRRSLDLALKARRFQLVREDVAEHERKLAFLEREAEQARHKLAQAEEAIAQKRNRRNQLQAQAQQLQQEVFEARSKRDQGRQRIGFAEERLGENGRRRQELSTQADQIEDQLGALQTQVEEKRAWLAERKAAGEETEQNFTQQERALAELQRTQADTERAHSQARMVVQTKESGVSRLRSRTTTLEVDLKTFQARHAQLATDCETLQHEVERLEQEAAQIREIWQQRQAEHQQARERVEAVTGQIRAAQDARRSAEQKLAALEQQHTRQEGQIAAWQALQDKLEGFSQGAKALVQGKLQGALAAGEASLLLQHLRVTEGYGAAIEALLGAAGEGVWLRENGRVSPVIEALRAKKFDRVALLFNTDAPVPEDVAFDGLKPARSLARTANEDVRPVVERLLAGCYYCADLPAFLQAWREQPDFHFRFIVTPEGELVDGRGLIQAGGRSGQAQSSYLERARQIDQAREALKLVADEVQDARQAVEVAARKVQHIEQQAEEQRKRLNELAQELSTLQGQSNSAVRSHEQAVKQLQQRRQDLAKLETQRTESAQRLETAQQEMTALEQEIGAAQQQVTHYEAEVQRLRQEVEKAKESFNEERLARAERRQQIELGQRDLQDKEQQLRRAQNALRQRREEATNLRRQDEDLQQQLSTARTEVEAAEAALAKGETQLATARQELEALDKDVTVVEKGLVAQREGVDRLNKEHGRVEVALAKLQTQRDSLLTEAQGAYELDIAREDWRRHWLEAGDPVPERLKVEIDEWEADEAVDEPEVDTSPEALRAVQEPAWEPVAKEVDTLRQKLGSLGTVNLLAIEEYKELKERHHFLKTQSDDLWQSKDQLMQAIDEINTTSERLFAETFEQIRKNFAFTFEQLFGGGKAELNLIDAEDVLESGVEIIAQPPGTRLKSLQLLSGGQKTMTAVALLFAVYMVKPSPFAVLDELDAPLDDANIGRFCDMVKRFTDKSQFLLITHSKRTISIADTIYGVTMQERGVSRVVSMRFNHHKGEAEVA; via the coding sequence TTGCGCTGCAGACGCGACTCGACCTGCATCCCGGGGTGACGGCCATCGTGGGCCCCAACGGTTGCGGCAAGAGCAACATCGCGGACGCTTTGCGCTGGGTGCTGGGGGAGTCGTCGGCGAAGTCGTTGCGCGCGGGGGCGATGAGCGACGTGATTTTCCAAGGCACGACACACCGGGCACCGCTCAACCTGGCCGAAGTGTTCCTGCTCTTTACCGATTGCGAAAAGGAACTGGGGCCGGGCTATGCCGAAGTGGAGGTGGGCCGCCGGGTCAACCGCGAGGGCGGCAGCGATTACTACCTCAACGGCAAGCGGGTGCGGCGGCGCGACGTGCAGCAGCTCTTTCTCGATACCGGCATCGGGCAGGTCAGCTACTCGTTCATGCTGCAGGGGCAGATCGACCAGATTCTCTCCAACGACCCGGCGGAGCGGCGCGCGATCTTTGAAGAGGCCGCCGGTATCTCGCGCTACAAGACGCAGCGGCGCGAGGCCCTGCAAAAGCTTGAAAGCGTGGACGCCAACCTCGCCCGTGTGACCGACGTGCTGGACGAGGTGAGCCGCCAGATCGGCACGCTCAAGCGGCAGGCGGCCAAGGCGATTCGTTACCGCCGGATCGACCGCCGACGCCGTAGCCTCGACCTTGCGTTGAAGGCCCGCCGTTTCCAGCTGGTGCGGGAAGACGTGGCCGAGCACGAACGCAAGCTGGCCTTTCTGGAGCGCGAGGCCGAGCAGGCGCGTCACAAGCTCGCGCAGGCCGAGGAGGCCATCGCGCAAAAGCGAAACCGCCGCAACCAGCTCCAGGCGCAGGCCCAGCAGCTCCAGCAGGAGGTGTTCGAGGCGCGCTCGAAACGCGATCAGGGCCGCCAGCGCATCGGTTTTGCCGAAGAGCGGCTGGGCGAAAACGGGCGGCGTCGGCAGGAGCTTTCCACGCAGGCCGACCAGATTGAGGACCAGCTTGGCGCGCTGCAGACCCAGGTAGAGGAAAAGCGCGCGTGGCTGGCTGAGCGCAAGGCGGCGGGCGAGGAGACGGAGCAGAATTTTACCCAGCAGGAGCGCGCGCTGGCCGAGCTGCAACGCACGCAGGCCGATACCGAACGCGCTCACAGTCAGGCCCGCATGGTGGTGCAGACCAAAGAGAGCGGGGTCAGCCGCCTGCGTTCGCGTACGACCACGCTGGAGGTGGACCTGAAGACCTTCCAGGCCCGGCACGCGCAGTTGGCGACCGATTGCGAGACGCTGCAGCACGAAGTCGAACGGCTGGAGCAGGAGGCGGCGCAGATCCGCGAAATCTGGCAACAACGCCAGGCCGAGCACCAGCAGGCGCGCGAACGCGTCGAGGCCGTCACTGGGCAGATCCGGGCGGCGCAGGACGCGCGACGCAGCGCCGAGCAAAAGCTGGCCGCATTGGAGCAACAACATACGCGTCAGGAGGGCCAGATCGCGGCGTGGCAGGCACTGCAGGACAAGCTCGAAGGTTTTTCCCAAGGCGCAAAGGCGCTCGTGCAAGGCAAGCTGCAGGGCGCGTTGGCTGCCGGCGAGGCTTCGCTGCTGCTCCAGCACCTGCGCGTGACGGAGGGCTACGGTGCCGCGATCGAGGCCCTGCTTGGCGCAGCGGGGGAGGGCGTGTGGTTGCGCGAAAACGGCCGCGTCAGCCCCGTGATCGAAGCCCTGCGCGCGAAGAAGTTCGACCGCGTGGCACTGCTCTTCAACACCGACGCCCCAGTGCCCGAAGACGTGGCGTTTGACGGCCTGAAGCCCGCCCGCAGCCTCGCCCGCACGGCCAACGAAGACGTGCGCCCGGTGGTCGAGCGCCTGTTGGCGGGCTGCTACTACTGCGCGGACTTGCCGGCGTTCCTGCAGGCGTGGCGCGAGCAGCCGGATTTCCATTTCCGCTTCATCGTCACGCCCGAAGGCGAGCTGGTCGACGGTCGCGGCTTGATTCAGGCCGGTGGACGCAGCGGGCAGGCCCAAAGCTCTTACCTCGAGCGTGCACGCCAGATCGATCAGGCCCGCGAGGCCCTCAAATTGGTGGCCGACGAGGTGCAGGACGCTCGTCAGGCCGTCGAAGTGGCTGCGCGCAAGGTCCAGCACATCGAGCAACAGGCCGAAGAGCAGCGCAAGCGCCTCAACGAACTCGCGCAAGAGCTTTCGACTCTGCAAGGCCAGAGTAACAGCGCCGTCCGCAGCCACGAGCAGGCGGTCAAGCAGCTCCAGCAGCGTCGGCAGGACCTCGCCAAACTCGAGACGCAACGCACCGAATCAGCCCAGCGCCTCGAAACCGCTCAGCAGGAGATGACCGCGCTGGAGCAGGAGATCGGCGCCGCCCAACAGCAGGTGACGCATTATGAGGCGGAGGTCCAGCGCCTGCGGCAGGAGGTGGAGAAGGCCAAGGAGAGCTTTAACGAAGAGCGCCTCGCCCGTGCGGAACGGCGTCAACAGATCGAGCTGGGCCAGCGCGACCTGCAGGACAAGGAGCAGCAGCTCCGCCGCGCCCAGAACGCCCTGCGCCAGCGCCGCGAAGAGGCGACCAACCTGCGCCGCCAGGACGAGGACCTCCAACAGCAACTGTCGACCGCCCGGACCGAAGTCGAGGCCGCAGAAGCGGCCTTGGCCAAGGGCGAGACGCAGCTTGCCACCGCCCGGCAGGAGCTGGAGGCGCTGGACAAGGACGTGACGGTGGTCGAAAAGGGTCTCGTGGCCCAGCGCGAAGGCGTCGACCGCCTGAACAAGGAGCATGGCCGCGTCGAGGTGGCGCTGGCGAAGCTCCAGACCCAGCGCGACAGCCTGTTGACCGAAGCCCAGGGGGCTTACGAGCTGGACATTGCCCGCGAAGACTGGCGTCGCCATTGGCTGGAGGCGGGCGACCCGGTGCCGGAGCGCCTGAAGGTGGAGATCGACGAATGGGAGGCTGACGAAGCGGTCGACGAGCCCGAAGTCGATACGTCACCCGAGGCCTTGCGTGCGGTGCAGGAGCCCGCGTGGGAGCCGGTCGCGAAAGAGGTCGACACGCTGCGCCAGAAGCTCGGCTCGCTCGGCACGGTCAACCTGCTCGCGATCGAGGAATACAAGGAGCTGAAGGAGCGCCACCATTTCCTCAAGACGCAGAGCGACGACCTCTGGCAGAGCAAGGACCAGCTGATGCAGGCCATCGACGAGATCAACACGACTTCGGAGCGCCTCTTTGCGGAGACGTTTGAGCAGATCCGCAAGAACTTCGCCTTCACCTTCGAGCAGCTCTTCGGCGGCGGCAAGGCCGAGCTGAACCTGATCGACGCCGAAGACGTGCTCGAATCCGGCGTCGAGATCATCGCTCAGCCGCCCGGCACGCGCTTGAAGAGCCTGCAACTGCTCAGCGGCGGCCAAAAGACCATGACGGCAGTCGCGCTGCTCTTCGCGGTCTATATGGTCAAGCCCAGCCCCTTTGCCGTTCTCGACGAGCTCGACGCCCCCCTCGACGACGCCAACATCGGGCGATTCTGCGACATGGTGAAGCGCTTTACCGACAAGTCGCAATTCCTGCTCATCACGCACAGCAAGCGCACCATCAGCATCGCCGACACCATCTACGGCGTCACCATGCAAGAGCGCGGCGTCTCCCGCGTGGTCTCCATGCGCTTCAACCACCACAAGGGCGAGGCCGAGGTGGCGTAG
- a CDS encoding TonB-dependent receptor: protein MAAPALFAQESSEELELLDTFTASGRVTEPFQAVGFDSVRATTVVTRDALLAAPPGISGLKMLESIPGVVMSNSDANGLYEFGNQLLVRAFGFEQLGFTLDGIPMGRTQAFGGSPIYRYVDNENLEEVVASQGSGDVTVPGYVSLGPSFQYFTATPSEEFEPHLEASYGSNDYTRLFAKINVGEIAPGLTGYYSISSIKADYWRGPNENDRIHMEGKLNWEVNDKITMSALYVYNDFEDGDYRFLGLADYRNFGRYFDYIDYMPVAPGLTMATDDVSYDYAAARAAYQADPQANLGAFFVAVPDGIPDNLQERTVRDASGNVTGTISATARDENGYVVTDEYRGHINARTDNLFGYNFDFDVTEDVNLHATLYYEDKLGDGVSYDDFDGEIEHYIRQTENGFSGLSAPQGVLWGLTHLEGERYGGRLDLDWEIGEMQLVEAGFWYEQDEFYRNTTRYNIRDGLAQPQALFDQPVFRIKDFTQTTDSMQFYLKDTISLMEDRLKIEIGVKALDLDVELTGFRSEEDYDVWARKYTDADYMQNGARLDAGWDDYFLPAAGVTYNLTDTMQVFASYTESMASPTAESEDVLSYGDPRNMVIPEAQTSKNYDIGFRTNFSDFSSSIALYYVDFGNKLENVGYFDPEQNETFNRYETAGSVEAYGLEVALSYVPSWARGDLAVTSSLLINEAEYGTSDLTVVGTPDWTLSTTVTYSFFESLVASVSANYMGERPMNTSSTGIVGSGTLYAEAYTTVDAYLEVRFAPLLGERYQGFSLRINGTNLTDEDALGNIFSSGGRPIQDRAFSATLRAVF from the coding sequence TTGGCTGCGCCTGCCCTTTTTGCTCAGGAATCCTCCGAAGAACTGGAGCTCCTCGACACCTTCACCGCCAGCGGGCGGGTGACCGAACCCTTCCAGGCCGTCGGCTTCGACAGCGTGCGCGCCACTACCGTGGTAACGCGTGATGCGCTGCTCGCCGCGCCGCCTGGCATCAGCGGCCTCAAGATGCTCGAAAGCATCCCCGGCGTGGTCATGTCCAACTCCGACGCCAATGGGCTCTATGAATTCGGCAACCAGTTGCTCGTGCGTGCCTTCGGCTTCGAGCAGCTCGGGTTTACGCTCGACGGCATCCCGATGGGGCGCACACAGGCCTTTGGCGGCAGCCCGATCTATCGTTATGTGGACAATGAAAACCTAGAGGAAGTCGTGGCGAGCCAAGGCTCGGGCGATGTCACGGTGCCGGGCTACGTCTCGCTCGGGCCCTCGTTTCAATACTTCACCGCCACGCCTTCCGAGGAGTTTGAGCCGCACCTGGAGGCCTCTTACGGCTCCAATGACTATACGCGCCTCTTTGCCAAGATCAACGTGGGCGAGATTGCGCCGGGCCTCACGGGCTACTACAGCATCTCGTCGATCAAGGCCGACTACTGGCGCGGGCCCAACGAGAACGACCGCATCCACATGGAGGGCAAGCTCAACTGGGAGGTGAACGACAAGATCACCATGTCGGCCCTCTACGTCTACAACGACTTCGAGGACGGCGATTACCGCTTTCTGGGGCTGGCCGACTACCGGAACTTCGGGCGCTACTTCGACTATATCGACTATATGCCGGTGGCACCGGGGTTGACGATGGCCACCGACGATGTGAGCTACGACTACGCTGCTGCCCGCGCTGCCTATCAGGCCGATCCGCAGGCAAACCTCGGTGCGTTCTTTGTCGCCGTGCCCGATGGCATCCCGGACAACCTGCAGGAGCGCACGGTGCGGGATGCGAGCGGGAACGTCACGGGCACCATCTCTGCCACCGCGCGGGACGAAAACGGCTACGTCGTCACCGACGAGTATCGCGGCCACATCAATGCCCGGACGGACAACCTCTTCGGCTACAACTTCGACTTCGATGTAACGGAGGATGTGAACCTGCACGCGACCCTCTACTATGAAGACAAGCTGGGCGATGGGGTGAGCTACGACGACTTCGACGGCGAGATCGAGCACTACATTCGCCAGACGGAGAATGGTTTTTCCGGCCTCAGCGCCCCGCAAGGCGTGCTGTGGGGGCTGACGCACCTCGAAGGCGAGCGCTATGGCGGTCGGCTCGATCTGGATTGGGAGATCGGCGAGATGCAGCTCGTGGAGGCGGGTTTCTGGTACGAGCAGGACGAGTTTTACCGCAACACCACGCGCTACAACATCCGCGACGGCCTGGCCCAGCCGCAGGCGCTCTTCGACCAGCCGGTCTTCCGCATCAAGGACTTCACGCAGACGACCGACTCGATGCAGTTCTACCTCAAGGACACGATCAGCCTGATGGAGGACCGCCTGAAGATCGAGATAGGCGTCAAGGCGCTGGACCTCGACGTGGAGCTGACGGGCTTTCGGAGCGAGGAAGACTACGACGTGTGGGCCCGTAAATATACCGACGCCGACTACATGCAGAACGGGGCTCGCCTCGATGCGGGGTGGGACGACTATTTCCTCCCGGCGGCAGGCGTCACGTACAACCTGACGGACACCATGCAGGTCTTCGCCTCCTATACCGAGAGCATGGCCAGCCCGACGGCGGAGAGCGAAGACGTGCTCAGCTATGGGGACCCGCGCAACATGGTGATCCCGGAGGCGCAGACCTCGAAGAATTACGATATCGGCTTTCGCACCAACTTCAGCGACTTCAGCTCGTCCATCGCGCTCTACTACGTCGACTTTGGGAACAAGCTGGAGAATGTCGGCTACTTCGATCCCGAACAGAACGAGACGTTCAACCGCTACGAGACGGCGGGCTCGGTCGAAGCCTACGGGCTGGAAGTCGCGTTGAGCTACGTGCCGAGTTGGGCGAGGGGAGACCTGGCGGTGACTTCCTCCCTCCTGATCAACGAGGCCGAATACGGCACTTCCGATCTTACTGTGGTCGGCACGCCCGACTGGACGCTCTCGACCACCGTCACCTACTCCTTCTTCGAGAGCCTGGTGGCCAGCGTCTCGGCCAACTACATGGGAGAGCGCCCGATGAACACCTCCAGCACCGGCATTGTCGGCAGTGGTACGCTCTACGCAGAGGCTTACACCACGGTGGATGCGTATCTGGAAGTGCGTTTCGCGCCGTTGCTCGGTGAGCGCTACCAAGGCTTCAGCCTGCGCATCAACGGCACCAATCTGACGGACGAGGACGCGCTGGGGAACATCTTCAGCTCCGGTGGGCGGCCCATTCAGGACCGCGCCTTCAGCGCCACCCTGCGAGCGGTGTTCTAG
- a CDS encoding N-acetylmuramoyl-L-alanine amidase, producing MSSMLHAADPDALHAAVWGSEPDWSQLAGYAHVMTADEVRTLLDTVYAPGGAADAWLTVADDFLQVQTGRGDEAITIALASSADDDRPAPRYWRTLEEWRQTREGARPLEGLRVVLDPGHIGGEWGRMEGREWRLGDGPLMREGDLVLLVAQEIQVELRELGAQVTLVRARNRPVTPYRPADFVPLARADLEARGQPVTPQKAARRAELFFYRYAEIRARAELINQRIRPDLVIALHLNAAAWPDPAAPALVEQNHAHILLHGTYGAGEMERSLGRFEMLRKLLTDTIGQELAWGEGIAESLEAETSLPTFSYSGTYATKVGSHPYLWARNLLANRIYDCPVVYLEPFVLNSTAAYALVGEGPEEMQRSSRLVQEYAQGVVKGMLKAAQSPER from the coding sequence ATGTCGTCCATGCTGCATGCTGCCGATCCTGATGCGCTCCACGCTGCCGTTTGGGGGAGCGAGCCGGATTGGTCGCAGCTCGCAGGCTATGCGCACGTCATGACTGCCGATGAGGTGCGGACGCTGCTCGATACCGTCTATGCCCCCGGTGGCGCGGCGGATGCATGGCTGACGGTGGCCGACGATTTCCTGCAAGTGCAGACGGGCAGGGGAGACGAGGCCATTACCATTGCCCTTGCCAGCTCCGCAGACGACGACCGCCCGGCCCCCCGCTACTGGCGGACGCTGGAGGAATGGCGCCAAACCCGTGAGGGCGCCCGCCCGCTGGAGGGGCTGCGCGTTGTGCTCGACCCCGGCCACATCGGTGGCGAATGGGGCCGCATGGAGGGCCGCGAGTGGCGGCTGGGCGACGGCCCGCTGATGCGCGAGGGTGATCTGGTGCTACTGGTGGCGCAAGAGATCCAGGTGGAGTTGCGCGAGCTGGGGGCCCAGGTGACGCTCGTCCGTGCCCGCAACCGCCCGGTGACGCCTTACCGCCCGGCAGACTTTGTACCGCTGGCTCGGGCCGATCTGGAGGCTCGTGGCCAGCCGGTGACGCCGCAGAAGGCCGCGCGACGCGCCGAGCTGTTCTTTTACCGCTACGCCGAGATCCGCGCGCGGGCCGAGTTGATCAACCAGCGCATCCGGCCCGATCTGGTCATCGCGCTGCACCTCAATGCGGCCGCATGGCCCGACCCGGCAGCCCCGGCTCTCGTGGAGCAGAATCACGCGCACATCCTCCTGCACGGCACGTATGGCGCGGGCGAGATGGAGCGGTCGCTGGGTCGCTTCGAGATGCTGCGCAAGCTGCTGACCGACACGATTGGGCAGGAGCTGGCCTGGGGCGAGGGCATCGCGGAGAGCCTGGAGGCGGAGACTAGCTTGCCAACTTTCAGCTACAGTGGCACCTACGCCACCAAGGTGGGATCGCACCCCTACTTGTGGGCCCGCAACCTGTTGGCCAATCGTATCTATGATTGCCCTGTGGTGTATCTGGAGCCCTTCGTGCTCAACAGCACAGCCGCATATGCCCTGGTGGGGGAGGGGCCGGAGGAAATGCAGCGGTCGAGTAGACTTGTGCAGGAATATGCGCAGGGTGTGGTAAAAGGAATGCTAAAAGCAGCGCAATCACCGGAGCGTTAA
- a CDS encoding ATP-binding protein translates to MLPTNPILPSRESHPARANELAARVPDTQATKRIQAARLQEIRQLLDALQQEPAEHDTAWYRLQWQLERAARERAEAELEEAEAKLGDAERRIIWLQNQLDQLNEQFEATIARTNEMALEAENANVSKSVFLANMSHEIRTPMNAVLGMCALLEVSPLNAEQLDFVRTIRHGSETLLEVINDILDFSKIEAGKLDIEAIQVDMQELLQETMNLLRVKAEEKKLQLRLEMEEGMPRLYQGDPTRLRQILINLLGNAIKFTTHGHVALRVAVGAREDEQIFLRFEVQDTGIGIPEDRVSQLFRPFSQVDASTTRRFGGTGLGLAISARLCELMGGKMGVNSIFGQGSTFHFTLPLPVIGGEVITLAGKELSAANRAAPTDDFSDRPEGMEKLRMLLAEDNAVNRKVLLLLLKKMGCTADVAQNGREAFEACMRQPYDVVFMDVHMPELDGFEATQQIRQYVSPAQQPFIIALTAAASRLDEERCLEVGMDCYLSKPVKVPKLKGAIAEALASIERLS, encoded by the coding sequence GTGCTGCCCACGAATCCAATCCTGCCCTCCCGTGAGAGCCATCCCGCGCGTGCAAACGAGCTGGCGGCGCGCGTGCCCGATACGCAGGCCACCAAGCGGATCCAAGCAGCACGACTGCAGGAAATCCGCCAGCTGCTGGATGCGCTGCAGCAAGAGCCGGCCGAACACGATACCGCCTGGTATCGCCTGCAATGGCAACTGGAGCGGGCCGCCCGCGAGCGCGCCGAAGCCGAGCTGGAAGAAGCCGAAGCAAAGCTGGGCGATGCCGAGCGCCGGATCATATGGCTGCAGAATCAGCTCGACCAACTCAACGAGCAGTTTGAGGCGACGATTGCGCGCACCAACGAAATGGCGCTGGAGGCAGAAAACGCCAACGTCTCCAAGAGCGTATTTCTGGCCAACATGAGCCATGAAATCCGCACCCCCATGAATGCGGTGCTGGGCATGTGCGCGCTGCTGGAAGTCTCGCCCCTCAACGCCGAGCAACTGGATTTTGTCCGCACCATCCGCCACGGCTCTGAGACGCTGCTGGAGGTGATCAACGACATTCTCGACTTTTCGAAGATCGAAGCCGGCAAGCTCGACATCGAGGCCATCCAGGTCGACATGCAGGAGCTGCTCCAGGAGACGATGAACCTCCTGCGCGTAAAGGCCGAAGAAAAGAAGCTGCAACTGCGGCTCGAAATGGAAGAGGGTATGCCCCGCCTTTATCAAGGCGACCCGACTCGCCTGCGCCAGATCCTGATCAACCTGCTGGGCAACGCGATCAAGTTTACGACCCACGGGCATGTGGCCCTACGGGTCGCCGTCGGCGCTCGCGAAGACGAGCAGATTTTCCTGCGCTTCGAAGTCCAGGACACCGGAATCGGCATCCCGGAAGACCGCGTGAGCCAGCTCTTCCGCCCCTTCTCGCAAGTCGATGCCTCCACTACGCGCCGCTTTGGCGGCACGGGCCTCGGCCTCGCCATCAGCGCCCGCCTCTGCGAGCTGATGGGCGGCAAGATGGGCGTCAACAGCATCTTCGGCCAAGGCAGCACCTTCCACTTTACCCTGCCCCTGCCCGTCATCGGCGGCGAAGTCATCACGCTGGCCGGCAAGGAGCTTTCGGCCGCCAACCGCGCCGCCCCGACGGACGACTTCAGCGACCGCCCGGAAGGCATGGAAAAGCTTCGCATGCTCCTCGCGGAAGACAATGCCGTGAACCGCAAGGTATTGTTGCTGCTGCTCAAGAAAATGGGCTGCACGGCCGATGTGGCGCAAAACGGGCGCGAGGCTTTCGAGGCCTGCATGCGCCAGCCCTACGACGTCGTCTTTATGGACGTGCACATGCCGGAGCTGGATGGCTTTGAAGCCACCCAGCAGATCCGCCAGTATGTCTCGCCCGCCCAACAGCCCTTTATCATCGCCCTGACCGCCGCCGCCTCTCGCCTCGACGAGGAGCGCTGCCTGGAGGTGGGCATGGATTGCTACCTGAGCAAGCCCGTGAAGGTGCCCAAGCTGAAGGGCGCCATCGCCGAAGCCCTCGCCTCGATCGAGCGCTTGAGCTAG
- a CDS encoding alginate lyase family protein yields the protein MKPLYPSLLFLALFTSPLLALPQPLLFWQEDRLEDLTQSNEAPWPGLRDAVQAEADRIVAAGETYSVTFNERTPPSGDPRDYYSTGPYWWPNPETPDGLPYVRRDGQFNPERDRVSDREPLHRMIHDVRYCALAWHLTGEDRYAAHGAKLLHVWFLDPETGMRPNLNHAQAIPGRSDGRGTGIIDAHPLGELADGILLLAHSPHLPAEDFAALREWYEDYFLWLITSDHGRDEAASINNHGTAFDLQAAGLAHFIGNRAYLRHLLESSVRARVYSQIRSSGAQPEELVRTRTWSYSTENLEHFYRLALLGLDVEVDVTAFEAPNGASLPRALQYLLPYFCQPEAWPYPQETAWETTFAQNVLEMAWGLDPELQKTLLKARSCLRLPANDSLAPLLRP from the coding sequence ATGAAACCCCTCTACCCCTCCCTGTTGTTCCTGGCTCTGTTCACGTCCCCGCTGCTGGCCCTCCCCCAGCCACTGCTCTTTTGGCAGGAGGACCGCCTTGAAGATCTCACCCAATCCAACGAAGCCCCTTGGCCCGGGTTGCGCGACGCAGTGCAGGCAGAGGCCGACCGCATCGTGGCGGCAGGCGAAACGTATTCGGTGACGTTCAACGAGCGCACCCCACCCAGTGGCGACCCGCGAGACTACTACAGCACGGGCCCCTATTGGTGGCCCAACCCGGAGACGCCCGACGGCCTGCCCTACGTGCGCCGCGACGGCCAATTCAACCCCGAGCGCGATCGTGTGTCGGACCGCGAGCCGCTGCACCGCATGATCCACGACGTGCGCTACTGCGCTCTGGCCTGGCACTTGACAGGTGAGGACCGCTACGCCGCCCACGGGGCCAAGCTGCTCCATGTCTGGTTCCTCGACCCCGAAACGGGCATGCGACCCAACCTGAACCACGCGCAGGCCATCCCGGGCCGCAGCGACGGGCGCGGCACGGGCATCATCGACGCTCACCCACTGGGGGAACTGGCCGACGGCATCCTGCTGCTAGCCCATTCCCCGCACCTGCCGGCAGAGGACTTCGCCGCCTTGCGCGAATGGTACGAAGACTACTTTCTCTGGCTGATCACGAGCGACCACGGGCGCGACGAAGCCGCCTCGATCAACAACCACGGCACGGCCTTCGATCTGCAGGCGGCCGGCCTCGCCCACTTCATCGGCAACCGCGCCTACCTGCGTCACCTGCTCGAAAGCTCTGTGCGCGCCCGGGTCTACAGCCAGATCCGCTCCAGCGGTGCCCAGCCGGAGGAGTTGGTCCGCACCCGCACCTGGAGCTACAGCACCGAAAACCTGGAGCACTTTTACCGCCTGGCGCTGCTCGGCCTTGATGTGGAAGTAGACGTAACGGCTTTTGAAGCTCCCAACGGAGCCAGCCTGCCCCGCGCGCTGCAGTATTTGCTGCCTTATTTTTGTCAGCCCGAAGCCTGGCCCTATCCGCAGGAAACGGCGTGGGAGACCACTTTTGCACAAAACGTCCTCGAGATGGCTTGGGGACTTGATCCAGAACTGCAAAAGACGCTATTGAAAGCGCGTTCTTGTCTGCGACTGCCTGCTAACGATTCACTGGCTCCGTTGCTACGGCCTTAG
- the fucU gene encoding L-fucose mutarotase, with product MLKGISPLLSPELLAVLCQMGHGDEIVLADAHFPGHTVGQRVLRADGLRIADLLDGILPLFELDAYVDAPLVMMAAVEGDALDPKVEEAYLQPVRKHAPQAPAITRIDRFAFYDRTEKAFAVVMTGELAKYGNILLKKGVTPVV from the coding sequence ATGCTCAAAGGAATTTCCCCCCTGCTTTCGCCGGAGTTACTGGCGGTGCTGTGTCAGATGGGCCATGGCGACGAGATCGTGCTGGCCGACGCCCATTTCCCGGGCCATACGGTGGGCCAGCGCGTGCTGCGGGCCGACGGCCTGCGCATTGCCGATCTGCTCGACGGTATCCTGCCACTCTTCGAACTCGATGCCTATGTCGATGCGCCGCTCGTAATGATGGCGGCGGTCGAGGGCGATGCGCTCGACCCGAAGGTGGAGGAGGCCTACCTGCAACCTGTCCGCAAGCACGCCCCCCAGGCGCCCGCCATCACGCGGATCGACCGCTTTGCTTTTTACGACCGCACCGAAAAGGCCTTCGCCGTCGTCATGACGGGCGAACTCGCCAAATACGGCAACATCCTGCTCAAAAAAGGCGTGACGCCGGTCGTGTAG